Genomic window (Allostreptomyces psammosilenae):
GTGCGGCAGCGCTTCGCGCAGATCCAGTCGGGGGCCGGCGAGGAGGTGCTGGCGTTCGTCACCGCCCGGCCGACCCTGGTCACCGGCGCCGAGAACACCGCCGAGGACCGCGCCGTGCGGCGCGGAGTGCGCTACCGCGTGGTCGTCGAACGGCCGGCCGTCGAGGCGCTGCGGGGCCGGGCCGGCGGCGAGCCCGCGCAGGACCCGGCGGCGGAGGAGCTGCGCCAGCTCCGCGTCATGGAGACGGTGCCCGGCAAGCTGGTCGTCGCCGACCGTCGGGTGGCGCTGCTGCCGCTGACCGACGCCACGACCGACGCGCGCGCCGCCGCCCTGGTGGTCCGGGCCCCCGCCCTGCTGGAGTCACTGGTCAACGCCTTCGAGGCGATCTGGAGCCGGGCCTGGCCGATCCCGGTCACACCGGACGGACGGGTCACCGTGGGGCGGCTGCCGGCCCGGCTGCCCGAGGACGGGCCGGACACCACCGACCTGCTGCTGCTGTCCCTGCTGATGGCAGGCATGACCGACGCCGGCACCGCCAGGCAGCTGGGGCTCAGCGAACGCACCGTGCAGCGCCGGGTGCGCCGCCTGATGGGCATCGCCGGGGTCACCAGCCGCCTCCAACTCGGCTGGGTGGCCCGCGACCGCGGCTGGGTCCCCTCCTGGCGCTGAGGACCACCACGACCCCCACACCCCCACGGGGCGCTGACGACGCCTCCCCTAACGAGCCGTCACACGCTACCGTCGGCCTGATCGCCCCCGCCCGGGGGCCGGCCGTCGGGGGAACCCAT
Coding sequences:
- a CDS encoding helix-turn-helix domain-containing protein; amino-acid sequence: MLTLVGLDAETERVYRQLVRLGSGSVAELAGRAGVDPETARHCLRALRRRGLVSRESGADGRPPAEGADGAAAERYTAAPPAVALAGVLEQYRHDLRRAELAATDLAGQFRADAPPDLPHELVEVVVGAEAVRQRFAQIQSGAGEEVLAFVTARPTLVTGAENTAEDRAVRRGVRYRVVVERPAVEALRGRAGGEPAQDPAAEELRQLRVMETVPGKLVVADRRVALLPLTDATTDARAAALVVRAPALLESLVNAFEAIWSRAWPIPVTPDGRVTVGRLPARLPEDGPDTTDLLLLSLLMAGMTDAGTARQLGLSERTVQRRVRRLMGIAGVTSRLQLGWVARDRGWVPSWR